A single Cyclopterus lumpus isolate fCycLum1 chromosome 15, fCycLum1.pri, whole genome shotgun sequence DNA region contains:
- the rtkn2a gene encoding rhotekin-2 has product MADPRDVQTFKRNGSSGSFLSAGSAVAMEIKRKKIRQSTLFLQTENTNVQEKLDFEMRMREGAYKLLLACSKREQVLNASKNLLTCNARIKAYLAVLRKEKEDVIGAAARFSDAGDRVPCNGTIAMSGLRIPLMWRDSAYFNNRGSSRRVAVFCVMQIGSEVFDTEMVVVDRSVTDICFEGVTVFKEAVPEFELRVALWSCALEEEITLVNTPKKLAKKLRSSFGKTAGKKLCPLLDNPDPDAFLQYNPIPLGAKYSLLAYTSLCLPEAEGSFQSHSLIVLQDAEWSSWLPLYGNLCCRLVAQPACMTQSMTTGYLSQKLNVEGMHRCCRLYCVLSSGILSCYFTPEEIDAKVQPTLNVPVNKDTRIRVMEKESAGQKSRSLSIINPSPQGSETLVFTTETRQELEGWLDALHQHLYDQSQWLQCCNKLMKIEVASPRKPSLFLTKQADSVYNDLSINSPGKFESITDIIHNKIEETDGRFLIGPEEEKEAPNWSSLFEGSHSVVVQRGILSQSKTSTPCSSPNTNGSSTSISNKKRRAPPPPSDREPHAPPSRPARPPLPTSLPHPPPPSYQEKENSGTCTPRPATRSKTGRPSLDAKFSAIIQQLQRSNAGGAGALSRKNAPLGVLDVQPQSQPQPPPQQPEHQDHSTDATGEHAFLRPNHAPGPGPGPGPVPAAKSKLRKSIRERINLKAL; this is encoded by the exons ATGGCCGATCCGCGGGACGTTCAAACTTTCAAGCGAAACGGGAGCTCCGGGTCGTTCTTATCGGCCGGTTCCGCGGTCGCTATGGAGATCAAACGGAAGAAAATACGACAGAGTACGCTGTTCCTGCAAACGGAG AACACAAACGTACAAGAAAAGCTCGACTTCGAGATGCGGATGCGTGAGGGCGCATACAAGCTGCTGCTGGCCTGCAGTAAGAGAGAGCAGGTTCTCAACGCCTCCAAGAACCTGCTGACCTGCAACGCCAGGATCAAGGCGTATCTCGCTGTGCTgcggaaggagaaggaggacgtGATCGGAGCGGCCGCCAG ATTTTCAGATGCAGGTGACCGTGTGCCCTGTAATGGGACGATTGCAATGTCTG GGCTGCGCATTCCTTTGATGTGGAGGGACTCGGCCTACTTTAACAACAGAGGGA GCTCCCGTCGGGTGGCGGTGTTCTGTGTGATGCAGATTGGCTCGGAGGTGTTTGACAcggagatggtggtggtggacaGATCCGTCACTGACATCTGCTTTGAGGGAGTCACCGTCTT TAAAGAAGCAGTTCCTGAGTTTGAGCTGAGGGTGGCGCTGTGGAGCTGTgccctggaggaggagatcaCGTTGGTGAATACGCCAAAGAAACTGGCCAAGAAGCTCCGCAGCTCCTTTGGAAAGACGGCTGGGAAGAAGCTGTGCCCTCTGCTGGACAACCCAGACCCTGACGCCTTCCTGCAGTACAACCCCATACCCTT GGGAGCCAAGTACAGCCTGCTGGCCTACACGTCACTGTGTCTGCCTGAGGCTGAAGGCAGTTTTCAGTCTCACTCCCTCATTGTCCTCCAAGACG CTGAGTGGTCCTCCTGGCTTCCACTTTATGGCAACCTCTGCTGCCGGTTGGTGGCCCAGCCGGCCTGCATGACGCAGAGCATGACAACCGGCTACCTGAGCCAGAAA CTCAACGTGGAGGGGATGCACCGCTGCTGCAGACTTTACTGTGTGCTGAGTTCTGGCATTTTGTCCTGTTACTTCACCCCGGAAGAAATTGATGCTAAAGTGCAGCCCACTCTCAATGTACCCGTCAACAAG GACACCCGGATCCGTGTGATGGAGAAAGAGTCCGCAGGGCAGAAATCCAGGAGTCTGTCCATCATCAACCCTTCACCACAGGGGTCCGAGACCCTCGTCTTCACCACAGAAACCAGACAGGAGCTGGAGGGCTGGTTGGACGCCCTCCACCAGCACCTCTATGATCAGA GCCAGTGGCTACAATGCTGCAACAAGCTAATGAAGATTGAGGTCGCGTCACCACGGAAACCATCACTTTTCCTCACCAAGCAGGCAGACTCTGTTTACAATGACCTCA GTATAAATTCACCTGGCAAGTTTGAGAGCATCACAGACATCATCCACAACAAGATAGAGGAAACGGATGGCCGCTTTCTGATTGGCCccgaagaggagaaggaggcacCTAATTGGTCCTCGCTGTTTGAAGGCTCCCATTCAGTGGTAGTGCAGAGGGGTATTCTGTCCCAGAGCAAAACCTCCACCCCTTGTTCAAGCCCCAACACCAACGGCAGCTCTACATCCATCAGCAACAAGAAGCGCCGTGCTCCACCCCCGCCCTCTGACAGGGAGCCTCATGCTCCACCCAGCCGCCCTGCCAGACCTcccctccccacctctctccctcatcctcctcctccctcataccaggagaaggagaactcTGGCACTTGCACTCCACGCCCGGCCACAAGGTCTAAAACTGGCAGACCATCCCTGGATGCCAAATTCTCTGCCATCATACAGCAGCTCCAGCGGAGCAacgctggaggagctggagcccTCAGCCGGAAAAACGCCCCATTGGGCGTCCTGGATGTACAACCACAAAGTCAGCCTCAGCCTCCTCCCCAGCagccggagcaccaggaccacAGCACTGATGCCACAGGTGAACATGCCTTCCTCAGACCGAATCAcgctcctggtcctggtcctggtcctggtcctgttcCTGCAGCGAAGAGCAAACTGAGGAAGTCTATCCGAGAGAGGATTAACCTTAAAGCCTTGTGA